A single genomic interval of Dehalococcoidia bacterium harbors:
- a CDS encoding ABC transporter permease produces the protein MASYLANRVLLFIPVLLAVSIFVFLVLRVIPGDVAVLRLTGTSGEGVVTPEALAEVRRQLGTDRPLGEQYLTWMASVVRLNGGASMRTGEPAFQIIALRLPVTLELAVISLLVALLISLPAGILSAVRQNTWMDYVVRVVSIGGLSMPTFWTAILLLLFFVYVLNWMPPLAYVSLAQDPGANMLQMVWPALILGYYMSAGVTRMTRSCMLEVLRQDYVRTAWSKGLSERLVVLRHVVRNGLLPVVTIVGVQFGHLLGGAIIMETIFALPGMGVNLIESIRERDYTMIQSIVLLLSVWFLVINLLVDVLYAWLDPRVRYS, from the coding sequence ATGGCGTCCTATTTGGCCAACCGGGTGCTCCTGTTCATACCGGTGCTTCTCGCGGTGTCCATCTTTGTGTTCCTGGTGCTGCGGGTTATTCCAGGAGACGTGGCTGTGCTGCGCCTTACGGGGACCTCGGGCGAGGGCGTCGTCACGCCGGAGGCGCTCGCCGAGGTGCGCCGCCAGTTGGGGACCGACCGGCCGCTAGGGGAGCAATACCTGACGTGGATGGCGAGCGTGGTCCGTCTGAACGGGGGCGCCTCCATGAGGACAGGAGAGCCCGCATTCCAGATCATCGCGCTGCGGCTTCCCGTGACGCTGGAGCTTGCGGTCATCAGCCTGCTGGTTGCCCTGCTCATCTCCCTGCCCGCGGGCATCCTGAGCGCGGTGCGCCAGAACACCTGGATGGACTACGTTGTCCGCGTGGTCAGCATCGGCGGGCTGTCCATGCCCACGTTCTGGACGGCTATTCTGCTGCTGCTGTTTTTCGTCTACGTTCTGAATTGGATGCCCCCCCTGGCCTATGTCTCCCTGGCCCAGGACCCCGGCGCGAACATGCTCCAGATGGTCTGGCCCGCGCTTATCCTGGGGTATTACATGTCGGCGGGGGTGACGCGCATGACTCGCTCCTGCATGCTGGAGGTGCTGCGCCAGGACTACGTGCGCACCGCGTGGTCCAAGGGCCTGTCGGAGCGGCTGGTGGTGCTGCGACATGTGGTGCGGAACGGGCTGCTCCCGGTCGTCACCATCGTGGGCGTCCAGTTTGGGCATCTTTTGGGCGGCGCCATCATCATGGAGACCATCTTCGCCCTTCCGGGCATGGGAGTTAACCTCATTGAGTCCATCCGCGAGCGGGACTACACGATGATCCAGTCCATCGTACTGCTCCTGTCCGTATGGTTCCTGGTCATCAACCTGCTGGTTGACGTCTTGTACGCCTGGCTCGACCCGCGCGTCCGTTACAGTTAG
- a CDS encoding ABC transporter permease has translation MEAHEQVAYPDLPARARSSWPAALWAFCRAKPLGAVGALLVACVTLAALLSPVLAPFDPFELHRRATFLAPGGIYTMGTDNMGRDVLSRVIWGSQLSILVGVLSVALGTVVGGLLGLVSGYFGGATDMTVQRCMDALLAFPTLVLALMVVAVLGPSAGNIIIAIAIVLLPQAARVVRSSVLSIKAHEYITAARAMGSGNWRILWRHVLPNSLAPFIIVATTALGWAVIVEASLSFLGLGPPPPFVSWGTMLAEGGREYLNKAPWMAIFPGIALSVAVFGVNLFGDALRDVLDPRLRGS, from the coding sequence GTGGAGGCGCATGAACAGGTAGCGTACCCTGACCTGCCGGCGCGGGCGCGGTCTTCCTGGCCCGCCGCCCTGTGGGCGTTCTGCCGGGCCAAGCCACTGGGCGCCGTGGGGGCGCTTCTGGTGGCCTGTGTCACGCTGGCGGCCCTCCTGTCGCCCGTGCTTGCCCCCTTTGACCCTTTTGAGTTGCACCGGCGCGCCACGTTCCTCGCGCCTGGCGGCATATACACGATGGGGACCGATAACATGGGCCGCGATGTGCTCAGTCGGGTCATCTGGGGCTCTCAGCTGTCCATCTTGGTGGGCGTTCTGTCCGTAGCCCTGGGAACGGTGGTGGGCGGGCTGCTGGGACTGGTGAGCGGCTACTTTGGCGGCGCTACGGACATGACGGTGCAGCGATGCATGGACGCCCTGCTCGCATTCCCCACGCTGGTGCTCGCGCTGATGGTCGTGGCCGTGCTCGGTCCGTCCGCGGGCAACATCATCATTGCGATTGCGATCGTTCTGCTGCCCCAGGCGGCGCGCGTCGTCCGCTCCAGCGTGCTGTCCATCAAGGCGCATGAGTACATCACCGCCGCGCGGGCCATGGGTTCCGGCAACTGGCGCATTCTGTGGCGGCACGTTCTGCCCAACTCTCTGGCCCCGTTCATCATCGTGGCGACAACCGCCCTGGGCTGGGCTGTCATCGTGGAGGCCAGCCTGAGCTTCCTGGGCCTCGGCCCTCCTCCTCCGTTCGTGTCCTGGGGCACCATGCTCGCCGAGGGTGGGCGGGAGTATCTGAACAAGGCCCCGTGGATGGCTATTTTCCCTGGTATCGCGCTGAGCGTCGCCGTGTTCGGCGTGAATCTTTTCGGCGACGCCCTCCGCGATGTGCTGGACCCGCGCCTGCGCGGCAG